In a single window of the Aquarana catesbeiana isolate 2022-GZ linkage group LG13, ASM4218655v1, whole genome shotgun sequence genome:
- the LOC141116604 gene encoding olfactory receptor 12D2-like, with protein MEGLNTTIISEFILLGITDLPWLQKVLFLPVLAFYLLDILGNLTIICLVIKDATLHSPMYFFLANLSFLDMLFSSNTIPKMLVGIWMEKTISIKNCIAQMYFLHFLGCSEGMLLAFMGYDRYVAICQPLRYVVIMAKNTCIQLVLVSWIAGLTSALINAIMTSRLPFCNNNNKVKHFICDVKPVIRLACKDIHINEITMTIVSGFLSISTFSLTILSYCYIVAHVIKMHSSQGRSKAFSTCSAHLTIVIIFYGTAMCTYLGPSSETSIEKDRIAAVLFTVITPAINPIIYTLRNKDIRKSLRKYAKYLMFRAHMSNTRPAGRIRPTSPCHVALSPSYAARSWQKSISPPPAFILGSHAPLSLINTEVFRVYKGQIFFQWLPQIPHSRACWGQLS; from the coding sequence ATGGAAGGATTGAACACAACGATTATAAGTGAGTTCATTCTTCTTGGGATCACTGACCTCCCATGGCTCCAAAAGGTATTGTTTCTCCCAGTTCTCGCCTTTTACCTTCTTGACATATTAGGGAATCTCACCATTATTTGCCTTGTGATTAAAGATGCTACTCTTCATTCTCCTATGTACTTTTTTTTGGCTAATCTTTCATTTCTTGATATGTTGTTTTCTTCTAACACCATCCCAAAAATGCTGGTTGGAATCTGGATGGAAAAAACAATATCTATCAAAAATTGCATCGCTCAAATGTATTTCTTACACTTTTTGGGATGTTCTGAAGGTATGCTTCTGGCCTTCATGGGTTATGATCGATATGTAGCTATCTGCCAGCCTCTTCGATATGTAGTCATTATGGCCAAGAATACTTGCATCCAACTAGTGCTGGTTTCCTGGATTGCAGGCCTCACTTCTGCATTAATAAATGCAATCATGACATCAAGGCTGCCATTTTGTAATAATAACAACAAAGTGAAACATTTCATCTGCGATGTTAAACCAGTAATAAGATTAGCATGTAAAGACATCCATATAAATGAAATCACAATGACCATCGTCAGTGGATTCCTAAGTATAAGCACCTTTTCTCTTACCATCTTATCTTACTGTTACATAGTGGCCCATGTCATAAAAATGCACTCTTCTCAAGGTAGATCCAAGGCTTTCTCAACATGTTCTGCACACTTGACCATTGTCATTATATTTTATGGGACAGCCATGTGCACTTACCTTGGACCTTCTTCAGAAACGTCAATAGAAAAAGACAGAATAGCTGCCgtactgtttactgttatcactccAGCAATCAATCCTATTATTTATACACTACGAAATAAAGATATTAGGAAATCTCTAAGAAAATATGCTAAATATTTAATGTTtagagcacatatgtcaaacacaaggcctgcaggcAGAATCCGGCCCACCAgtccttgtcatgtggccctctcaCCCAGTTATGCAGCCAGATCATGGCAGAAGTCTATTTCGCCACCTCCAGCTTTCATCCTTGGCTCCCACGCCCcactgtcacttataaacacagaagtCTTCCGTGTTTACAAGGGACAGATTTTTTTTCAGTGGCTTCCGCAGATTCCTCACAGCAGGGCATGTTGGGGGCAGCTCTCCTGA
- the LOC141116605 gene encoding olfactory receptor 12D1-like — protein MEGLNTTIISEFILLGITDLPWLQKVLFVPVLAFYLLDILGNLTIICLVVKDATLHSPMYFFLANLSFLDMLFSSNTIPKMLVGIWMEKTISIKNCIAQMYFFHFLGCSEGLLLAFMGYDRYVAICQPLRYVVIMAKNTCIQLVLVSWIAGLTSALINAIMTSRLPFCNNNNKVKHFFCDVKPVIRLACKDIHINEITMTIVSGFLSISTFSLTILSYCYIVAHVIKMHSSQGRTKAFSTCSAHLTIVILFYGTAMCTYLGPSSETSIEKDRIAAILFTVITPAINPIIYTLRNKDIRKSLRKYAKYLMCRAHMSNTRPAGRIRPTSPCHVALSPSCAARSWQKSISPPPAFILGSHAPLSLISTEVFCVYKGQICFQWLPQIPHSRARWGQLS, from the coding sequence ATGGAAGGATTGAACACAACGATTATAAGTGAGTTCATTCTTCTTGGGATCACTGACCTCCCATGGCTCCAAAAGGTATTGTTTGTCCCAGTTCTTGCCTTTTACCTTCTTGACATATTAGGGAATCTCACCATTATTTGCCTTGTGGTAAAAGATGCTACTCTTCATTCTCCTATGTACTTTTTTTTGGCTAATCTTTCATTTCTTGATATGTTGTTTTCTTCTAACACTATCCCAAAAATGCTGGTTGGAATCTGGATGGAAAAAACAATATCTATCAAAAATTGCATCGCTCAAATGTATTTCTTCCACTTTTTGGGATGTTCTGAAGGTTTGCTTCTGGCCTTCATGGGTTATGATCGATATGTAGCTATCTGCCAGCCTCTTCGATATGTAGTCATTATGGCCAAGAATACTTGCATCCAACTAGTGCTGGTTTCCTGGATTGCAGGCCTCACTTCTGCATTAATAAATGCAATCATGACATCAAGGCTGCCATTTTGTAATAATAACAACAAAGTGAAACATTTCTTCTGCGATGTTAAACCAGTAATAAGATTGGCATGTAAAGACATCCATATAAATGAAATCACAATGACCATCGTCAGTGGATTCCTAAGTATAAGCACCTTTTCTCTTACCATCTTATCTTACTGTTACATAGTGGCCCATGTCATAAAAATGCACTCTTCTCAAGGTAGAACCAAGGCTTTCTCAACATGTTCTGCACACTTGACCATTGTCATTCTATTTTATGGGACAGCCATGTGCACTTACCTTGGACCTTCTTCAGAAACGTCAATAGAAAAAGACAGAATAGCTGCCatactgtttactgttatcactccAGCAATCAATCCTATTATTTATACACTACGAAATAAAGATATTAGGAAATCTCTACGAAAATATGCTAAATATTTAATGTGtagagcacatatgtcaaacacaaggcctgcaggcAGAATCCGGCCCACCAGTCCTTGTCACGTGGCCCTCTCACCCAGTTGTGCAGCCAGATCATGGCAGAAGTCTATTTCGCCACCTCCAGCTTTCATCCTTGGCTCCCACGCCCCACTGTCACTTATAAGCACAGAagttttctgtgtttacaagggacagatTTGTTTTCAGTGGCTTCCGCAGATCCCTCACAGCAGGGCACGTTGGGGGCAGCTCTCCTGA